The following coding sequences lie in one Xanthomonas hortorum pv. pelargonii genomic window:
- a CDS encoding S8 family peptidase, whose translation MSNVSQRRAPARALVVLGVSALTSLLAVPAFAGQVNLSGLDSQPTLDRFIVKYRDGSSASVSPTSMRASLNSVASAVPARAGRTLGLNHVRRTALGSEVLKTTRSLDRAEAETLMRRIAADPGVEYVEVDQIMYPTLTPNDTRLSEQWGFGTTASSINVRPAWDTATGTGVVVAVIDTGITSHPDLNANVLPGYDFISDAARARDNNGRDNNAADQGDWRAANQCGTGVAAANSSWHGTHVAGTIAAVTNNSTGVAGTAFNARIVPIRALGLCGGTTSDIADAIVWASGGTVSGVPANANPAEVINMSLGGNGTCSSTYQNAINGAVSRGTTVVVAAGNSNANVANFTPASCANVISVASITSAGARSSFSNFGTTIDISGPGSAILSTLNSGTTTPGSASYASYNGTSMAAPHVAGVVALVQSAATRPLTPAAVETLLKNTARPLPGACSGGCGAGIVNAAGAVSQTP comes from the coding sequence ATGTCCAATGTGTCGCAACGTCGTGCGCCTGCGCGCGCGCTGGTGGTCCTGGGTGTTTCCGCGCTGACCTCGCTGCTGGCCGTGCCGGCGTTCGCCGGTCAGGTGAATCTGTCCGGGCTGGATTCGCAGCCCACGCTGGACCGTTTCATCGTCAAATACCGGGATGGCAGCAGTGCGTCGGTGAGCCCGACCTCGATGCGCGCATCGCTCAATTCCGTTGCCAGTGCGGTGCCGGCACGCGCCGGCCGTACGCTGGGCCTGAACCATGTGCGTCGTACCGCGCTGGGGTCGGAAGTGCTCAAGACCACCCGTAGCCTGGACCGCGCCGAGGCCGAGACGCTGATGCGCCGGATCGCTGCCGACCCGGGCGTGGAGTACGTGGAAGTCGACCAGATCATGTACCCGACGCTGACCCCGAACGACACGCGTCTATCCGAACAGTGGGGCTTCGGCACCACCGCATCGAGTATCAACGTGCGTCCGGCCTGGGATACCGCCACCGGTACCGGCGTGGTGGTCGCAGTGATCGACACCGGCATCACCAGCCATCCGGACCTCAACGCCAACGTGCTGCCGGGTTACGACTTCATCAGCGACGCGGCGCGGGCGCGCGACAACAACGGCCGTGACAACAATGCCGCCGACCAGGGCGACTGGCGCGCTGCCAATCAGTGCGGGACCGGCGTGGCGGCCGCCAATTCCAGCTGGCACGGCACCCACGTGGCCGGCACGATTGCCGCCGTCACCAACAACAGCACCGGCGTGGCCGGCACCGCGTTCAACGCGCGCATCGTGCCGATCCGTGCGCTGGGCCTGTGTGGCGGCACCACCTCCGACATCGCCGATGCGATCGTCTGGGCTTCCGGCGGTACGGTCTCGGGCGTTCCGGCCAATGCCAATCCGGCTGAAGTGATCAACATGTCGCTGGGCGGCAACGGCACGTGTTCCAGCACCTACCAGAACGCCATCAACGGTGCGGTCTCGCGCGGCACCACCGTGGTGGTGGCGGCCGGCAACAGCAACGCCAACGTGGCCAACTTCACCCCGGCCAGCTGCGCCAACGTGATCTCGGTGGCGTCCATCACTTCGGCTGGCGCACGTTCGAGCTTCTCCAACTTCGGCACCACCATCGACATCTCCGGCCCGGGCTCGGCGATCCTGTCCACGCTCAACAGCGGTACCACCACGCCGGGCAGCGCCAGCTACGCCTCCTACAACGGCACTTCGATGGCGGCCCCGCATGTGGCCGGCGTGGTGGCGCTGGTGCAGTCGGCAGCGACCCGTCCGTTGACCCCGGCGGCGGTGGAGACCTTGTTGAAGAACACCGCGCGTCCGCTGCCGGGCGCCTGCTCGGGCGGTTGCGGTGCGGGCATCGTCAACGCGGCTGGCGCGGTCAGCCAGACCCCGTAA
- a CDS encoding DUF2069 domain-containing protein yields the protein MSLRALHWLLTAALLALAVVFVVWFHDDRHRTAALLVFALPPALLAALALRSARARFWAGVFALGWFSHGVMAAWSQPQARGLAWLELLLALLVVALVSGPGVAARFGKRRAAR from the coding sequence ATGAGCCTGCGCGCCCTGCATTGGCTGCTGACCGCCGCACTGCTGGCGCTGGCGGTGGTGTTCGTGGTCTGGTTTCACGACGACCGCCATCGCACCGCGGCGCTGCTGGTATTCGCATTGCCGCCGGCGCTGTTGGCCGCGCTGGCGCTGCGCAGTGCGCGCGCGCGGTTCTGGGCGGGGGTGTTCGCGCTGGGCTGGTTCAGTCATGGCGTGATGGCGGCCTGGAGCCAGCCGCAAGCGCGTGGGCTGGCGTGGCTGGAATTGCTGCTGGCCCTGCTGGTGGTGGCGCTGGTCAGCGGCCCCGGCGTGGCGGCGCGGTTCGGCAAGCGGCGCGCGGCGCGCTAG
- a CDS encoding TetR/AcrR family transcriptional regulator — protein MSQSSVPAAYHHGDLPAALRRAGWELLGEAGARGLTLRECARRAGVSHAAPAHHFGSLDGLLSELAADGYERMLDQILATQQELADPLLGCGLGYIRFASAFPQHFRLMLGLDLRSRSLPRLLHASEAAMACLRETLRMQWIARHGSAPSAEVLEQRTLLAWSTVHGYASLAIDRKHAGLLAFAPEQVLAPLLQAVLMP, from the coding sequence ATGTCGCAATCATCCGTGCCTGCTGCGTATCACCATGGCGATCTGCCGGCTGCGTTGCGGCGCGCGGGGTGGGAACTGTTGGGCGAGGCCGGTGCGCGCGGGTTGACCCTGCGCGAGTGCGCGCGCCGCGCCGGTGTCTCGCATGCCGCGCCGGCGCACCATTTCGGCTCGCTCGACGGGCTGCTGTCGGAACTGGCCGCCGATGGCTACGAGCGCATGCTCGATCAGATTCTCGCGACCCAGCAGGAACTGGCCGATCCGCTATTGGGATGCGGGCTGGGCTATATCCGCTTCGCCAGCGCGTTTCCGCAGCATTTCCGGCTGATGCTGGGGCTGGATCTGCGCTCGCGCAGCTTGCCCAGACTGTTGCATGCCAGTGAAGCGGCGATGGCCTGCCTGCGCGAGACGCTGCGGATGCAGTGGATCGCGCGGCACGGCAGCGCCCCGAGTGCCGAGGTGCTGGAGCAACGCACGCTGCTGGCCTGGAGCACGGTGCATGGGTATGCCTCGCTGGCGATCGACCGCAAGCACGCCGGGCTGCTCGCATTTGCACCCGAACAGGTGCTCGCGCCGCTGCTGCAAGCGGTGCTGATGCCCTGA
- the ybaK gene encoding Cys-tRNA(Pro) deacylase has protein sequence MSKATRATGALDAAGVAYVLHPYAYQADADAKGLQAAHALGLAPHTVLKTLMAWVDDQAVCVVIPCDRRVSLKKLANAYGGKSARMMEVADAQRRTGYKVGGISPLGQQRPAPVLIEATALDAPSLWINAGQRGLLLELRGDQLLHALAGRACLLCE, from the coding sequence ATGAGCAAGGCCACTCGCGCAACCGGCGCATTGGACGCAGCCGGCGTGGCCTATGTGTTGCATCCCTACGCATACCAGGCCGATGCCGACGCGAAGGGATTACAGGCTGCACACGCGTTGGGACTGGCGCCGCATACGGTGCTGAAAACGCTGATGGCCTGGGTCGACGACCAGGCCGTGTGCGTGGTGATCCCGTGCGATCGCCGGGTGTCGTTGAAGAAATTGGCCAACGCATACGGCGGCAAGTCGGCGCGCATGATGGAGGTGGCCGATGCGCAACGTCGAACCGGTTACAAGGTCGGCGGCATCAGCCCGCTCGGGCAACAACGCCCGGCGCCTGTGCTGATCGAAGCCACCGCGCTGGATGCACCATCGCTGTGGATCAACGCCGGGCAACGCGGTTTGCTGCTGGAATTGCGGGGCGACCAGCTGTTGCACGCACTGGCTGGGCGCGCCTGCCTGCTGTGCGAGTGA
- the sufT gene encoding putative Fe-S cluster assembly protein SufT: protein MYSRSSEPVQFERDCDAVMVPQGDSVTLPAGSYGYITQALGGSYTVFVEGNLFRIAGKDGDAIGKEAPPGLELPANASDEEVEALVWQQLRTCFDPEIPFNIVDLGLVYEAVISHREEDDQRRVDVKMTLTAPGCGMGEILVDDVRSKVEMIPTIAEADVELVFDPPWGRHMMSEAARLETGML from the coding sequence ATGTATTCCCGTAGCAGCGAACCCGTCCAGTTCGAACGCGATTGCGATGCCGTCATGGTGCCGCAGGGCGATTCGGTGACCCTGCCCGCAGGCAGTTACGGCTATATCACCCAGGCGCTGGGCGGCAGCTATACCGTCTTTGTCGAAGGCAATCTGTTTCGCATTGCCGGCAAGGATGGCGATGCGATCGGCAAGGAGGCCCCGCCGGGGCTGGAATTGCCCGCCAATGCTAGCGATGAAGAGGTGGAAGCGCTGGTGTGGCAGCAGCTGCGCACCTGCTTCGACCCCGAAATTCCGTTCAATATCGTCGATCTGGGCCTGGTCTACGAGGCGGTGATCAGCCATCGCGAAGAAGACGATCAGCGCCGGGTGGACGTCAAGATGACCCTCACCGCGCCCGGTTGCGGCATGGGCGAGATCCTGGTCGACGACGTGCGCAGCAAGGTCGAGATGATTCCGACCATCGCCGAGGCCGATGTCGAGCTGGTCTTCGACCCGCCGTGGGGCCGGCATATGATGTCCGAAGCGGCCCGTCTCGAGACCGGCATGCTCTGA
- a CDS encoding RNA polymerase sigma factor produces MLVGTPFDPQLSPPAVTAPVSLDAFLAGIGPRAFRFAEAGLRHREDALDAVQDAMVKLLGYRERPAAEWTPLFWSILRSRIIDLQRRRTFRLKFWAPAERSDDEGTIDWADPGTGPVDQQQHQQAYQRLVEALRSLPARQREAFTLRVLEELDVATTAKAMGCSEGSVKTHLSRARDALQKQFEDFL; encoded by the coding sequence GTGCTGGTGGGAACCCCTTTCGATCCGCAGCTCTCTCCACCGGCCGTCACTGCGCCCGTGTCGCTGGATGCCTTTCTGGCCGGCATCGGTCCGCGTGCGTTCCGTTTTGCCGAGGCCGGCCTGCGTCACCGCGAAGACGCGCTGGATGCGGTGCAGGACGCCATGGTGAAGCTGCTCGGTTACCGCGAGCGCCCGGCCGCCGAATGGACGCCGCTGTTCTGGAGCATCCTGCGTAGCCGCATCATCGACCTGCAGCGGCGGCGTACCTTCCGCCTGAAATTCTGGGCGCCGGCCGAACGTTCCGACGACGAAGGCACCATCGACTGGGCAGACCCCGGCACCGGTCCGGTCGACCAACAGCAACACCAGCAGGCCTACCAGCGCCTGGTCGAGGCCCTGCGCAGCCTGCCGGCGCGCCAGCGCGAAGCGTTCACGCTGCGCGTGCTGGAAGAGCTGGACGTGGCCACCACCGCCAAGGCGATGGGCTGCTCCGAAGGCTCGGTCAAAACCCATCTGTCGCGTGCGCGCGACGCGTTGCAAAAACAGTTCGAGGATTTCCTGTGA
- a CDS encoding S8 family peptidase has protein sequence MSYHSVGALRRAAFVCALSCTFHAAAGEVNLQGLSSSSTHQRFIVSYKDRVGSSRATGLSAPWRDIARAVPEARGRALGLSATRRLSTGPMLLVADRKLDRVDSESLMRRLAADPAVKRVEVDILMRPLLVPNDPGVPQQWAMGATAASLNVRPAWDRSTGKGIVVAVIDTGITNHPDLAANVLPGYDFIIDPAIARDGNARDATAADQGDWAAANECGPGASASNSSWHGTHVAGVVAAVGNNAVGVVGTAFNAKILPLRVLGRCGGYMSDIADAIVWASGGKVNGVPNNPNPATVINLSLGGSGTCSTTLSNAITAAVTRGSAVVVAAGNSNMDVSTSVPANCPNVIAVAATTSSGAKASFSNFGKGVDIAAPGQSIVSTLNTGTTVPGNAAYAVCSGTSMAAPHVAGVVALMQSVALNPLTPATVKALLKSSARPLPVACTQGCGAGLVNADGAVTAVIDSTTLTRNVARTGLSAALSDSLYYQVNVPAGTRSLKVTLAGGSGNADLSVRAGALPTDAAYSCRSMLPGNGDSCTLAAPAAGIYYVRLKATLGFSAVSVTAAY, from the coding sequence ATGTCGTATCACTCAGTTGGCGCACTGCGCCGCGCGGCGTTCGTCTGCGCATTGTCATGCACGTTTCATGCCGCCGCTGGCGAGGTCAATCTGCAAGGGTTGAGCTCCAGCAGCACCCATCAGCGCTTCATCGTCAGCTACAAGGACCGCGTCGGCAGCAGCCGGGCGACCGGCCTGTCTGCGCCCTGGCGCGACATCGCGCGTGCCGTGCCGGAAGCGCGCGGACGTGCGCTAGGTCTGTCGGCCACGCGCCGGCTCAGTACCGGCCCGATGCTGCTGGTGGCCGACCGCAAGCTGGACCGCGTGGATTCGGAAAGCCTGATGCGGCGCCTTGCCGCCGACCCGGCCGTTAAACGCGTGGAAGTAGATATCCTGATGCGGCCGTTGCTGGTGCCCAACGACCCGGGCGTACCGCAGCAGTGGGCGATGGGCGCGACCGCCGCCAGCCTCAACGTGCGCCCGGCCTGGGACCGTTCCACCGGCAAGGGCATCGTGGTGGCGGTGATCGACACCGGCATCACCAACCATCCGGACCTCGCGGCCAACGTATTGCCCGGCTACGACTTCATTATCGACCCTGCAATCGCGCGCGACGGCAATGCGCGCGATGCGACTGCCGCCGACCAGGGCGACTGGGCGGCGGCCAACGAATGCGGGCCCGGCGCATCGGCCTCCAATTCCAGCTGGCATGGCACGCATGTGGCGGGCGTCGTGGCGGCGGTGGGCAACAACGCGGTGGGTGTTGTCGGCACCGCCTTCAATGCCAAGATCCTGCCGCTGCGCGTGCTGGGGCGATGCGGCGGCTACATGTCCGATATCGCCGATGCGATCGTGTGGGCGTCGGGCGGCAAGGTGAACGGCGTGCCGAACAATCCGAACCCGGCCACGGTGATCAATCTGTCGCTGGGCGGCTCCGGCACGTGCTCGACGACGTTGAGCAATGCCATCACCGCTGCGGTGACGCGCGGCAGCGCGGTGGTGGTGGCCGCCGGCAACAGCAATATGGATGTCTCCACCAGCGTACCGGCCAACTGCCCGAACGTGATCGCGGTGGCGGCCACCACCTCGTCCGGCGCCAAGGCCAGCTTCTCCAACTTCGGTAAGGGCGTGGATATCGCCGCGCCCGGGCAATCGATCGTGTCCACGCTCAATACCGGCACCACGGTACCGGGCAACGCGGCGTATGCGGTATGCAGCGGCACCTCGATGGCGGCGCCGCATGTGGCAGGCGTGGTGGCGTTGATGCAGTCGGTGGCACTGAATCCGCTTACCCCGGCAACGGTGAAGGCCCTGCTCAAGAGCAGCGCACGGCCACTGCCGGTCGCCTGCACCCAGGGCTGCGGGGCAGGGCTGGTGAATGCCGATGGCGCGGTGACGGCGGTGATCGATTCGACCACCTTGACCAGGAATGTGGCACGCACCGGGCTGAGCGCGGCGCTCTCCGATTCGCTGTATTACCAGGTCAACGTGCCGGCCGGCACGCGCTCGCTCAAAGTGACGCTTGCCGGTGGCAGCGGCAATGCCGACCTCTCCGTGCGGGCGGGTGCGCTGCCCACCGATGCGGCCTACAGCTGCCGCAGCATGCTGCCGGGCAATGGCGACAGCTGCACGCTGGCCGCGCCCGCGGCGGGCATCTATTACGTGCGCTTGAAGGCGACGCTGGGCTTTTCTGCGGTCAGCGTCACTGCGGCGTATTGA
- a CDS encoding S8 family peptidase codes for MLNETFRLRHHALRILGVSALTSLLLATPAFAGEVYLDGLATAQTHQKFIVTYKDGSNALASPTALSTSLRDAARAVPAKAGKALGLNSVRRLALGPELVQSTRALDRQEAETLMRQLAADPNVQSVEVDQILHATLTPNDTRLSEQWGFGTTNAGLNIRPAWDKATGTGVVVAVIDTGITTHADLNANILPGYDFVSDATAARDGNGRDSNPADEGDWYAANECGTGIPASNSSWHGTHVAGTVAAVTNNSTGVAGTAYNAKVVPVRVLAKCGGSLSDISDGIVWASGGTVSGIPANANPAEVINMSLGGGGACSSTLQNAINGAVSRGTTVVVAAGNDSANVSGSLPANCANVVAVAATTSAGAKASYSNFGTGIDVSAPGSGILSTLNSGTTTPGSASYASYNGTSMAAPHVAGVVALVQSVAPTALTPAAVETLLKNTARALTGACSGGCGAGIVNADAAVTAAISGSNGGGGGGTGNTLTNGTPVTGLGASTGAELNYTIAVPAGSGTLTVAISGGSGDADLYVRAGSAPTDSTYTCRPYRSGNAETCTISAPSGTYYVRVKAYSTFSGVTLRASY; via the coding sequence ATGCTCAACGAGACGTTTCGTCTGCGTCACCATGCGCTCCGCATCCTGGGTGTGTCGGCACTCACCTCGCTGCTGCTGGCAACGCCGGCCTTCGCAGGCGAGGTTTACTTAGACGGCCTGGCCACCGCACAGACGCATCAGAAATTCATCGTGACCTACAAGGACGGCAGCAACGCGCTGGCCAGCCCCACCGCCTTGAGCACTTCGCTGCGAGACGCTGCACGCGCGGTTCCGGCCAAGGCCGGCAAGGCACTGGGCTTGAACTCGGTGCGCCGCCTGGCGCTGGGACCGGAGCTGGTCCAATCCACCCGCGCGCTGGACCGTCAGGAAGCGGAAACCCTGATGCGCCAGCTGGCCGCCGACCCCAACGTGCAGAGCGTGGAAGTCGATCAGATCCTGCATGCCACGCTGACCCCGAACGACACCCGCCTGTCCGAGCAGTGGGGCTTCGGCACCACCAACGCCGGCCTCAACATCCGCCCGGCCTGGGACAAGGCCACCGGCACCGGCGTGGTGGTGGCGGTGATCGACACCGGCATCACCACCCATGCCGACCTCAACGCCAACATCCTGCCCGGCTACGACTTCGTCAGCGACGCCACCGCCGCGCGTGACGGCAATGGCCGCGACAGCAACCCGGCCGACGAAGGCGATTGGTATGCCGCCAACGAATGCGGCACCGGCATTCCGGCCTCCAATTCCAGCTGGCATGGCACCCATGTGGCCGGCACGGTTGCGGCAGTGACCAACAACAGCACCGGCGTGGCCGGTACCGCCTACAACGCCAAAGTCGTGCCGGTGCGGGTGCTGGCCAAGTGCGGTGGCTCGTTGTCGGATATCTCCGACGGCATCGTCTGGGCCTCGGGCGGCACGGTCAGTGGCATTCCGGCCAACGCCAATCCGGCCGAAGTCATCAACATGTCGCTCGGCGGCGGCGGCGCCTGTTCGTCCACCCTGCAGAACGCGATCAACGGCGCGGTCTCGCGCGGCACCACCGTGGTGGTGGCGGCCGGCAACGATTCGGCCAACGTCTCCGGCTCGTTGCCGGCCAACTGCGCCAACGTGGTTGCAGTGGCGGCCACGACCTCGGCCGGCGCCAAGGCCAGCTATTCCAACTTTGGCACCGGGATCGATGTGTCCGCGCCGGGTTCGGGCATTCTGTCCACGCTCAATAGCGGTACCACCACCCCGGGCAGTGCCAGCTACGCCTCTTATAACGGCACCTCGATGGCAGCGCCGCATGTGGCCGGTGTAGTCGCGCTGGTGCAGTCGGTTGCGCCGACCGCGTTGACGCCGGCAGCGGTGGAGACCTTGCTGAAGAACACTGCACGTGCGCTGACTGGTGCCTGTTCGGGCGGTTGCGGTGCCGGCATCGTCAATGCCGATGCCGCAGTGACGGCAGCCATCAGTGGCAGCAACGGTGGTGGCGGTGGCGGGACCGGCAACACGCTGACCAACGGCACCCCGGTCACCGGCCTGGGCGCTTCCACCGGCGCGGAGCTCAACTACACCATCGCGGTTCCGGCCGGCAGCGGCACGCTGACCGTGGCGATCAGCGGCGGCAGCGGCGATGCGGACCTGTACGTGCGTGCCGGCAGTGCACCGACCGACAGCACCTATACCTGCCGCCCGTACCGCAGCGGCAATGCCGAGACCTGCACCATCAGCGCGCCCTCGGGCACCTACTACGTGCGCGTCAAGGCTTACAGCACGTTCTCCGGTGTGACCCTGAGAGCCAGTTACTGA
- the wrbA gene encoding NAD(P)H:quinone oxidoreductase — MAEILVLYYSRGGSVARLARQIARGIGEVPGMSARLRTVPPVAAVTQTSAPPVPDDGAPYVDKADLADCSGLLLGSPTRFGNMAAPMKHFLDSLGAEWASGTLAGKPAGVFTSTASMHGGQESTLLSMQLPLLHHGCLIVGIPFTEAALSHTTSGGTPYGASHVSGADGDPQPSEDEALLARALGRRVADIARRLASP, encoded by the coding sequence ATGGCGGAGATTCTGGTGCTGTATTACAGCCGTGGCGGTTCGGTGGCGCGGCTGGCGCGGCAGATCGCGCGCGGCATCGGCGAGGTGCCCGGCATGAGCGCGCGGCTGCGCACGGTACCGCCGGTGGCGGCGGTGACCCAAACCAGCGCCCCGCCGGTGCCGGACGATGGCGCGCCGTATGTCGACAAGGCCGATCTGGCCGACTGCAGCGGCTTGCTGCTGGGCAGCCCGACCCGCTTCGGCAACATGGCCGCGCCGATGAAGCATTTTCTCGACAGCCTGGGCGCCGAATGGGCCAGTGGCACCCTGGCTGGCAAACCGGCAGGCGTGTTCACCTCTACCGCCTCGATGCACGGCGGCCAGGAGTCCACGCTGTTGTCGATGCAGTTGCCGCTGTTGCATCACGGCTGCCTGATCGTCGGCATCCCGTTTACCGAAGCTGCGCTGAGCCACACCACCAGCGGCGGCACGCCTTATGGCGCCAGCCATGTGTCCGGCGCCGACGGCGACCCGCAACCCAGCGAGGACGAAGCCCTGCTGGCGCGTGCGCTCGGCCGCCGGGTCGCCGATATCGCGCGGCGGCTGGCCAGCCCATGA
- a CDS encoding DUF3106 domain-containing protein, which translates to MTRTTRLLLTLLLCAGPCASLLAQAPPPGPPGPPPSSDGPGPRGPGPREAETPMPEWEKLTQQQRQVLINALRERWNEVPEERPRMYRHARRWLDATPEQRKQAKAGMDRFRNMSPEQRREAKALFERMRTLNQQERNALQQRWQKMSPAERSAWLREHPPVDD; encoded by the coding sequence ATGACCCGCACCACCCGCCTGCTATTGACCCTGCTGCTGTGCGCCGGGCCCTGCGCGTCGCTGTTGGCCCAGGCACCTCCGCCGGGCCCGCCGGGGCCGCCACCCTCCTCCGATGGCCCCGGCCCGCGTGGTCCGGGACCGCGCGAGGCGGAGACGCCGATGCCCGAGTGGGAAAAACTGACCCAGCAGCAGCGCCAGGTGCTGATCAATGCGCTGCGCGAACGCTGGAACGAGGTGCCCGAAGAGCGCCCGCGCATGTATCGCCACGCACGCCGCTGGCTGGACGCGACCCCCGAACAGCGCAAGCAGGCCAAGGCCGGCATGGACCGTTTCCGCAACATGAGTCCCGAGCAGCGCCGCGAAGCCAAGGCCTTGTTCGAACGCATGCGCACGCTCAACCAGCAAGAACGCAATGCGCTGCAGCAACGCTGGCAGAAGATGAGCCCGGCCGAACGCAGCGCCTGGCTGCGCGAGCATCCGCCGGTAGACGATTGA
- a CDS encoding branched-chain amino acid aminotransferase produces the protein MSVSFASTRSPSPRSADELSVILAAPGFGLHFTDHMVAISWTNELGWHDAQVRAYGPLQLDPAASVLHYGQEIFEGIKAYRHADGSIWTFRPQSNGERLQRSARRLALPELPVDLFVESLRQLVAVDASWVPSAPETSLYFRPFMIADEAFLGVRAAHKASYYVIASPAGPYFAKGVAPVSIWLSTEYARAAKGGTGAAKCGGNYAASLLPQQKAYAQGCSQVLFLDPVEGKYIEELGGMNVFLVYKDGTLVTPELSGSILEGITRDSILQLARDRGMQVIERKVAIDEWKQGVASGEITEVFACGTAAVVTPIGELKGDGFAVGDLSAPAGEVTMSLRQELTDIQYGRIPDRHGWLVRLS, from the coding sequence GTGTCCGTGTCCTTCGCTTCCACCCGTTCCCCGTCGCCGCGCAGTGCCGACGAGCTGTCCGTGATCCTGGCCGCGCCCGGCTTCGGGCTGCACTTCACCGACCACATGGTCGCCATTTCCTGGACCAACGAGCTCGGTTGGCACGACGCGCAGGTGCGCGCGTATGGCCCGCTGCAGCTGGATCCGGCCGCCTCGGTGCTGCATTACGGCCAGGAGATCTTCGAAGGCATCAAGGCCTACCGGCATGCCGACGGCTCGATCTGGACCTTCCGCCCGCAGTCCAATGGCGAACGCCTGCAGCGCTCGGCGCGCCGGCTGGCGCTGCCGGAACTGCCGGTTGACCTGTTTGTCGAATCGCTGCGCCAGCTGGTGGCGGTGGATGCCAGCTGGGTGCCGTCAGCCCCGGAAACCAGCCTGTATTTCCGCCCGTTCATGATCGCCGACGAGGCCTTCCTGGGCGTGCGTGCGGCGCACAAGGCCTCGTACTACGTCATCGCAAGTCCCGCCGGTCCTTATTTCGCCAAGGGCGTGGCGCCGGTGTCGATCTGGTTGTCCACCGAGTACGCGCGTGCGGCCAAGGGCGGCACCGGTGCGGCCAAGTGCGGCGGTAACTACGCCGCCTCGCTGCTGCCGCAGCAGAAAGCCTATGCGCAGGGCTGCTCGCAGGTGCTGTTCCTGGATCCGGTGGAAGGCAAATACATCGAAGAACTGGGTGGCATGAACGTGTTCCTGGTCTACAAGGACGGCACGTTGGTGACGCCGGAATTGTCCGGCAGCATTCTGGAAGGCATCACCCGCGACAGCATCCTGCAACTGGCCCGCGACCGCGGCATGCAGGTGATCGAGCGCAAGGTCGCCATCGACGAATGGAAGCAGGGCGTAGCGTCGGGCGAGATCACCGAAGTGTTTGCCTGCGGCACTGCGGCGGTAGTCACCCCGATCGGCGAGCTGAAGGGCGATGGCTTTGCGGTCGGCGATCTGTCCGCGCCGGCCGGCGAGGTGACCATGTCGCTGCGCCAGGAACTCACCGATATCCAGTACGGGCGTATCCCTGACCGCCATGGGTGGTTGGTGCGTTTGTCGTAA
- a CDS encoding asparaginase domain-containing protein, translating into MEDLLIVTTGGTIDKIYFDDKSDYQIGDPQIGQILKELGVTFRFSVIPIIRKDSLHINAADRELVRATIAAQPTRHVLITHGTDSMVETGKVLQSIADKTIVMTGALNPARFRGSDAEFNIGCAVGAVQSLPAGVYIAMNGRIWNPENVRKNVAANRFEPV; encoded by the coding sequence ATGGAAGACCTCCTGATCGTCACCACCGGTGGCACGATCGACAAGATCTACTTCGACGACAAATCGGACTACCAGATCGGCGACCCGCAGATCGGCCAGATCCTCAAGGAACTGGGCGTGACCTTCCGCTTTTCGGTGATCCCGATCATCCGCAAGGATTCGCTGCACATCAACGCTGCCGACCGCGAGCTGGTGCGCGCCACCATCGCCGCCCAGCCGACGCGCCATGTGTTGATCACCCACGGCACCGATTCGATGGTGGAAACCGGCAAGGTGCTGCAATCGATCGCCGACAAGACCATCGTGATGACCGGCGCGCTCAACCCGGCGCGCTTCCGCGGCTCGGATGCCGAATTCAACATCGGCTGCGCAGTCGGCGCAGTGCAGTCGCTGCCGGCCGGTGTGTATATCGCCATGAACGGGCGCATCTGGAATCCGGAAAACGTGCGCAAGAACGTCGCCGCCAACCGCTTCGAGCCGGTCTGA